The Clostridium sp. AWRP genome has a window encoding:
- a CDS encoding P-II family nitrogen regulator: MGNKLTKVDIITHKVKLEELREALNDIGVTGMTVTNVLGCGVQKGYKEYYRGLTMDINLLPKVKVEVVVCEVPVELVIETAKKILHTGEMGDGKIFVYDIENVIRISTGDEGREALQYSKL; the protein is encoded by the coding sequence ATGGGTAATAAACTTACAAAGGTGGATATTATTACTCACAAAGTTAAATTAGAGGAATTAAGAGAAGCATTAAATGACATTGGTGTTACGGGTATGACTGTTACAAATGTTTTAGGATGTGGAGTACAAAAAGGTTATAAGGAATATTATCGTGGGTTGACCATGGATATTAATCTACTACCAAAAGTAAAAGTAGAAGTGGTAGTTTGTGAAGTACCTGTAGAGCTTGTTATTGAAACTGCTAAAAAAATACTCCATACAGGAGAAATGGGTGATGGAAAGATATTTGTTTATGATATTGAAAACGTTATACGCATAAGCACTGGTGATGAAGGGAGAGAAGCCCTACAATATAGTAAGCTTTAG
- a CDS encoding LysR family transcriptional regulator, giving the protein MEIKQLKYFLEVCKHKSFSKAAKEIYITQQGLSKAISNLEEELQYPLLHTTPNGIKITKYGQYLQKQSEHIVQEFDLILDGMNKMANINEGTLTVCFSFGVLNALSPDIISDFQKTYPNIKLIIKTYPDSICEEVVMNEKADLAVSIGPINEKTFNSTTIKSQYPCILVNKKNPLSKKTSVDFKELKNEKFIILNEKFHFYHNFINKCRESGFEPNIVFTTSEIITVHKLSHFNKGIGISIDFMAKDINYEDIYPIPFKDPSFKWEICLITKTHRFEPNLVKIFTNYMLNY; this is encoded by the coding sequence TTGGAGATCAAACAATTAAAATATTTTCTAGAAGTTTGCAAACATAAGAGTTTTTCAAAGGCTGCTAAAGAAATTTATATTACTCAACAGGGCTTAAGCAAGGCAATTAGTAATTTGGAAGAAGAACTTCAATATCCTTTACTTCATACTACACCTAACGGAATCAAAATAACAAAATATGGGCAATACTTACAAAAACAATCAGAACATATTGTACAGGAGTTTGATTTGATTTTAGATGGCATGAATAAAATGGCTAATATCAATGAGGGAACTCTAACAGTATGTTTTAGCTTCGGAGTCCTTAATGCTCTGTCACCAGATATTATATCTGACTTTCAAAAAACTTATCCTAACATTAAGTTAATTATAAAAACTTATCCTGATTCAATTTGTGAAGAAGTTGTTATGAATGAAAAAGCAGATTTAGCTGTTTCAATTGGCCCAATTAATGAAAAAACTTTTAATTCTACCACCATTAAATCTCAGTATCCTTGTATTTTAGTAAATAAAAAAAATCCATTGTCTAAAAAAACATCAGTGGATTTTAAAGAATTAAAAAACGAAAAATTTATTATTCTTAATGAAAAATTTCATTTTTATCACAACTTTATTAATAAATGCAGAGAATCAGGTTTTGAACCAAATATAGTCTTTACTACCTCAGAAATTATTACCGTTCATAAACTAAGTCATTTTAATAAAGGTATTGGAATAAGTATTGATTTTATGGCTAAAGATATTAACTATGAGGACATTTATCCAATTCCTTTTAAAGATCCTTCTTTCAAATGGGAAATTTGTTTAATAACTAAGACACACCGATTTGAACCCAATTTAGTGAAAATATTCACAAATTATATGCTAAATTACTAA
- a CDS encoding methyl-accepting chemotaxis protein, protein MLSPIVENTIFNSLNDSLQYIDILFGHHITIYITDTEKILKILYSDKLSLSSKEGDPIPRKGPPGEALRTGKPVIDIVSKELYGVPFKSYSIPIKDDNNNVIGLFLAATSLESMDKMMTLSKNVASSLKQMSLASNDISEQIQNIVNLNEDTSNALNKANKNAKDTNEILKFIQSISKQTNLLGLNAAIEASRAGDNGKGFGVVAQEIRKLSKSSSESVKEIDSVLKEITSSMELVTNSINKSNCNFEAASSAIEEITSSIQELSSTAEVLEEVSKKI, encoded by the coding sequence ATGTTATCACCAATAGTTGAAAATACAATATTTAATTCTTTAAATGATTCACTGCAATACATAGATATACTTTTTGGTCATCATATAACTATTTATATTACTGATACAGAAAAAATTTTAAAAATTCTTTATAGTGACAAGCTAAGTTTATCAAGTAAAGAAGGAGATCCAATACCAAGAAAAGGACCGCCAGGTGAGGCACTAAGAACTGGAAAGCCAGTAATAGATATTGTTTCCAAAGAATTATATGGAGTACCTTTTAAATCATACTCAATCCCAATTAAAGATGACAATAATAATGTAATCGGTCTTTTTTTGGCAGCAACAAGTCTTGAAAGTATGGATAAGATGATGACTTTATCAAAAAATGTAGCAAGTTCTCTTAAACAAATGTCTTTGGCAAGCAATGATATTTCTGAGCAAATCCAAAATATAGTTAACTTAAATGAAGATACTTCTAATGCATTAAATAAAGCTAATAAAAATGCTAAAGACACTAATGAAATCTTAAAATTTATACAAAGTATTTCAAAGCAGACAAATCTTTTGGGATTAAATGCAGCTATTGAAGCTTCAAGAGCAGGAGATAATGGAAAGGGCTTTGGTGTAGTTGCACAAGAAATAAGAAAATTGTCTAAATCAAGTAGTGAATCAGTTAAAGAAATTGATTCTGTGCTAAAAGAAATTACTAGTTCTATGGAACTTGTTACTAATAGTATAAATAAATCAAATTGCAATTTTGAAGCAGCAAGTAGTGCAATAGAGGAGATAACTTCATCTATTCAAGAACTTTCTTCAACTGCTGAAGTATTAGAAGAAGTATCTAAAAAAATTTAA